The nucleotide sequence GTTTCTAACATTTACATTGTGGAGAAGATCTTAAGTTTAATCATATTGTATAGTGCCTCTGGAACATTATAGGTGCTTTATACCGTATCATATTAAACTTGTCTAGGAATGAAGCCAGAGATGAAGCGCATAAAGATTAGTATTCTAGAGTTTCATGAAGATTCAAAGTAGTTAGGTTGCTGCTTTTATGTATAAAAGGAAAAGCTTAATATAAGGGAAGCAGTTTTGAGTTTATACCATATTTTCTGCAGTTTAGATCACAACTGTTCAGCGACCTGTATTTTACTCATCTCAGCATTGAAATAACCAGCACAAACACTTTTACATATATGTTGTCAGCTAAGATCTCGTTAAAGTAGATTTGAATGTTATACCTGAATCATATTGCCCCCTGTATCCctctaaagaaaaatgaaaggaaGATGATGGATGATGTTATTTCCATGACAGCAATTTCTCTATCATTGTTGGCAATAACTACTATTTCTGCATTTTCAGGGTGATGACATTCCTGAGGAAACGCTGCCTGGGCCATTCTCACAGTCTAAGCAACCAGTGACCAACTCGTCTAGACCTTCTGTCTCGTCCTTAGCCAATGAGACACCTGATGGTGCATTTTTGCTGCAGTCAGTAGCTGCATCACACCTGTCTGGCTCTTTTAGAAGATGCTTTTCAAAACAGGCATGTATTACTGGAGGAAATGCCAAGGAAGAAGATAGAGCTGGGCTTGTGCCAGTTTCAATACCCCTCAAAGTCGAAAGTTCCACTAAGAAGAAAACAGTAGCATGTGCTGATGCTCCTAAGTTATGTTCAAAACAAACTAATATGAAATATTCATCAGGAGGGATTGTTTCGGCTAGTTCACCATCATGTCATCCACCTGCAACTCCGATGATCGAAGCCAAAAAGGGAGAGAATGGTTCTATGTCAGCTCCAGCTACCCCTTTGCTTGAACCTCCTAATAGATGTTACATGAGTCCAGACGATGATCCAGGTGAATCACCAATAAAACTAGCTAGACACTCATCGACTAGAAGGTCATTGTTCTTCGACACTCCTGTGCGGAATGCAAATGCTGCTGATCAAGTCCGTGAGAGTGAAAGGTTTTCAAccgatgatattttagacattctTCCCGAGAATCTTCTGAACTCGGTAAGACAAGATGAACTTGCATGTCAATCTTCCTTGATAGAATTTGTTTAGACTAGCTCCATACGAATCATTGAAATTCTCATCTCTCGTAGTAGTTAAGCTACAAAAATTTGTCCCTCTGCATCTTTAGACTTTTATACTAACATGAGCgtatcctgtagcttatgtttgTCATTCATGAATGATGAGATTATTGGGTGATTTTTCCCAACTTCTGATTCCACCAACGAGAAGTTGACTTGTATGACTCCACAGATGGGAGAAAAAGAGAGCAAGGCACTAGAGCAGCaagacccagccatatctcaggcaaAAAGGCGCAAACAGATGATTGCGTGTTTGCCTCGCCTCTTTGACATGATTTATTTCCTATTTCAATCTATTAAGCGTTCTGTCATGACGAAAGAAGAGCTCATGCACAGACTAATTTCCAAACAGACGGAGCTTGCTGATAAAAGTAAGCCtagttgataacttgtgtgcttaATAACCTTTTAGTCCTTTTCGATTTATGCAAGCTTCTTTTTAATCTTGATGTTTCATTAATGCAGGAGAAGTTGAAGAGCAACTTATATTACTGCAAAAACTAGCTCCTGAATGGATTTATGAGAAACCAACATCTAGTGGAGTTCTCCTCTTATGGTAAGCTTCCATTCTTGATATCTGTTTGCCTTTTCTATTACAACGATTCATCCTTCACGTTTTCTTGATCATTTTCCTTCACTCAACTTTTGATGTTTGTTATATTTTTGCAGtcaaaattctttaaaaaaaatgtttgaaGTTTTATTGCCGTTATTCTTATTATGCAGTGTTAACAAGATATCAAATCCTGACACAATTCGATCAAGACTGGCCGAAGCCAAGTTAGAGAAGCAAGAAAATGGTGATGGTACGATATTTTACCAACTTTGACGATTTAGTTGAAGTTTGTAAATAATAGTGTACTGttttgtttaattaggtagaTATATTTACAGTACCACTTCTGCAGCACAACGGATAGTGGAGTTCTGACTTTGTCTCGTATAAAGTCCGCAAGTCGACTTTATATGAGACcaacttttattttttggtttttcatCCGATGTGCGGTATCTATATTTGGTCCTACTAAATTCGAATTCGCATCGGAAAATTTCACATTGGTAATAAATCGCTTTCTAACAAAGGCGATTCCATATCCAGGGCTCGAATTTGAAACCTCTGGTTAATAATAGAATAAGATCAACTATTATGATCATTCTAGGTTATTTAATTCTTTGTTTTTAAGGTTTATTTCTTaagattttcaatttttgtgaaGTTACGGATCTTCTCCTTTAAAATTGTTCAAACAAAATAAGCATAATATCATAAGCATCAGTATCGAAAAATATAGATGGTACAGACTCTCAAAGttcaaatgaaaaagaaatgaCATTTTTCTATACTTTAGAAGAGCAACACTTTCGATACGTGTGCTTCAATTCTTTTCAACAAAGCTTGAGGGCATTTAGGTCATTTCACATGACCTCTATACGTGCCCTTTTATGCGCTGTTCAGACACTACGTGTCGCTTTTCTCATATCAATGCTGACAACAGCCCTGTCTGGATAATCCCAGACCTTTCTTCTCTCATCCATCACTGTTCTCCTTTTCTCTCTGTTAGACCTTCTAAGTCTGAAGTGCTTCCTCTCTCTAGTAAGTGCTCAATTTACAAATTTAACTTTCTAAAGCATCTTTTAATTGAATTTATGAAAAGAAAGTAGAAACCTTGAAACTGCAAAAGCTTCATGGCGAGCCCTTCCGTTGAGTGAAGATAGAAATACAGTTCTCTAATCTTGAGTTGTCTTTGAATTCACACTTAATGACTTGTTAATTGTGGGGAAGGAAAAAGGGTGtatcaaaatatttgaagaaccCCTCCAAGTTTTCTCAAGTGATTGTATTCTGAAACGGTTTGTAATTATGTGAGGAGTCTTTTCCAAAAGGCATGATGAAGTTGTAACCGTATGAATCTGTTCAGTCACATCTTTTAGAAaagaaatacttaaggaaaaatagagaaaattcAATTAGTCTATGACAAAATTTGGGATTTTCACCCAAATCAGTGTATGTTTGGAGTTGTTCCCCGTTCCAGTTAAGATTGAATTCAATTTCGACAGAGATCCTTTTAGCCCCTTTGAGCATATTTGCTGATCTTATTGATTTAAGAGCTATGGGTGTAAGTGATGATTGAGGATGTGATAATTTACCTTATAAACTGTTGGATTTTGTTTAATAACAAAAGAAGGGTGAATGGAAAATTGTGGGAAAGAAATGGAGGGAAGTGAAATTCTGAATGAGTTCactaatgcactttgtccctcattggtagaaaGAAAGAAAGTCTTGGTGTTTATATAGAGAAATTCATCTTTTAGCTCTTGAAGAGCTAGTAAGAAGACAAGCCTCGCGCCGttgctcggcttcggcttcgtcaaagattgattgattaatctttttggacaaatttttttttaaatatttaattaaattaattaaagaaaattcaATTCGAAATAACCAATGGCCGGCGACCCAGTCTGGTCCGGCCCGCTTTTCTTTCCTGGATTAATTTAAATTCGTTTTAAATTTCCCGTAAAAAATTTTCAACAGTCATGActgttctgaaaggttgcaaatcTCTTCAGAGTGTCACACCTGTTCCAACAGCTATGAttgttctgaaaggttgcaaacctctTCAGAAACATCACCAAGTTGGCTATAAATAGACCTTTAAATCCCAGAATATtaacttacgaaattttctgaatcttcttctttttctgcaCAAAATATTCtagtgtgttttacgaccattgagtggttcaCCGATCACCAGAGTTTTAGGTACCgatacactggtgagttaaatcgttctatcctgggaggatatattccaaaacctcgggtacttgaggggaatatttccttaaggacacactgtgtattcagtgggctcgatttgttCCTACAAcgtttttttcagaatttattttgaagaagtttactattttcggaatttaatttctactaactttctgtttctgttttcagAAAGATTATTACTTAATATATTTACTGCAATACAGATtgataacaatcttaaggaaattactaattatattctgtattttgtCGGAATTTTattattctgatttgaagatataaaaacttcatcagagtattaaaattcagaaaacgatttgaagaatataaaaacttcatcgttttttCGGAAAAACAGTATATGAAAACTTCAGTTGTTTTTATTACGTACTGTTTATTAATTACAGTATTATTTACTGTTTTGGTTTTGCCATTAATTGATCTCTTCTGTTGTACACTGTAAGAAATGACAAATGAGAATGGAATTCTTTCCGCGACTGTTGGtgcaacgacgatagcctcgtcaagccgcaCTGTTGTTCCTCCGGCCGAGAAACCAGGGAAATTTTCTGGaaccaacttcaaaggatggcagcaaagggtgttcttctggcttaccactcttggtatgcagaaattcactagtgaagagcCTCCAGTTCCTGCTGCGGACATGCCGAATAATGAAAagttcatgattgttgaggcatGGAAGCAgacagattttctttgcaaaggttACATCTTAAGTgttttagaggatgacttgtacaatgtgtataGTGCAAtaaatacttcgaaagaattatgggacgcacttgagaagaagtacaagacagaagatgcatgcttgaagaattTCGTGGTtaccaagtttctagactataaaatgatagatagcaaaaCTGTgggaacccaagttcaggagtttcaacttatttttcacgaccttattactgaaggtatggtcgtgaatgaagcatttcaagtagctgctatgattgaaaaattgcctccttcgtggagggatttcaagaactatctgaAGCAcaaacgcaaagaaatgaagttggaagatcttgtgaaaCGTCTAAAGAtcgaggaagacaacaaaacagccgagaagaagtctcgtggaaattcaacgattaTGGGAgttaatatcgttgaggagactgctccaaaaagtaagaagaggaagagacCTTCTAGAAaaactaaggagcagaacaaaaaaaAGTTCAAGGGCAACTGCTACAATTGTGAAAAAGTTGGTCACAAAagccctgattgtcgtctcccgaaaaaggatAATAAGAAGGGAcaagccaacatagtggagaagaatgatgacattgatgatctttgtgcaatgctttcggaatgcaaccttgttggaaattcgaaggagtggtggattgactctggagccactcgacatgtttgtgctatcaaagaagcatttgcgacttactctactgctggtcccgaagaagaaatttccatgggaaataatgcaacagccaagattgaaggttatgggaagatattcctgaagatgacttccggcaaggtgttaacgctcaacaacgttcttcatgttcctactattaggaagaatttagtttctacttctttacttgtaaagaatggattcaaatgtgtatttgtttctgataaagttgttgtaagcaagaacgaaatgtatgttggaaaaggcTACCTCAcggagggccttttcaaactcaatgtaatggttgttgacagtatgaataaaattacagcttcttcttatttattggagtcaaatgatttatggcatattcgtttaggacatgtcaattacaaaaccttgcggaagttaattaatttagaagtattgcctaaattcgagtgtaataaatcgaaatgtcaaatatgtgttgaatctaagtttgtaaaacatccatataagtctgttgaaaggaattcaaatcctttagacttaattcatactgacatttgcgATATGAAatcgacaccatctcgaggtggaaaaaagtattttattacttttattgacgattgcactagatattgttatgtttatttgcttaatagtaaggatgaagcaattgaagcattcaagcaatacaagaatgaggtagaaaatcaattgaataaaaatatcaaaatgattagaagtgatagaggtggagaatatgaatctccgtttgcagaaaatatgttcggaatatggaattatccatcaaactactgcaccttacacacctcaatccaatggaattgcggaaaggaaaaatcggactttaaaagaaatgatgaattctttattaataagttccggattaccgcagagtttgtggggggaagctatccttacagctaaccggatactcaacagagtaccccacagcaaaacgcaatctattccatatgaaaaatggaaaggaagaaaacccaacttaaaatatttcaaagtgtggggatgtctagcaaaggtacatgttcctttacctaaaagggttaaaattggaCCAAAAACAGTAAATTGCGTTtttattggatatgctacaaacagtaaagcatgtcggtttttggttcataaatctgataatcccgagattcatgttaatacggtaatggaatcagataatgctgaattctgtgaaagcatctatccgtataaaactgaaagcgagtcgttaagtgaaagacctaaacgacctcgggaagaaccaaaggaaaatactccaagtatagaagatccaaggggtagcaaacgtcaaagaacatctacttcctttggaccagattttgtgacattcttgcttgaaaatgagcctcaaacttttaaagcagctatgtcgtcttctgattcagcattttggaaagaggcagtcaatagtgagattcaatcaattttggataaccatacatgggaattggttgatcttcctcctggaaataagcctttaggttcgaaatggatctttaaacgaaaaattaaagctgatggcactattgacaaatataaagcaagacttgttgtcaaaggttatagacaaaaggaaggccttgattactttgacacttactcgccagtaacaaGGATAaaatctattagggtgttagtggcactagcggtcgtgtatggtcttgaaatccatcaaatggatgttaaaacagctttcttaaatggagaattggaggaagagatttacatggaacaacctgagggttttgtggttcctggtaaaaaaaagaaagtttgcaaacttgttaagtcgctttatggacttaaacaagcacccaaacaatggcatgcaaaatttgaccaaacaatgttggcaaatggatttaaaatcaacgagtgtgacaaatgtgtttacattaaaaacactccaagtcatgaagtcattgtttgtttatatgttgatgacatgttgataatgagcaaaaatatgacagatataaatgctacaaaACGCATGTTGTCtagcaaattcgacatgaaagacctaggagttgctgatgtgatcttaggaatcagaattcgcaagactccacaaggtctagcattatcacagtctcactacattgaaaaggtacttgacaagttcaagtatttagatttcaaaattgccaagactccaattgacatgagttatgcacttcaaaagaatgaaggtgaaagtgactcacaactggactatgcaagagtattgagaagtttgatgtatatcatgaattgtacgcgaccagatatagcatgtgctattagcaaactgagtcggtttacaagtaatcccaatcaaatacattggatggcaattaaacgagttttgggatatctgaaacatacccaaaattatgctttgcattataacaaatatccttccgtgatcgagggatatagtgatgcaaattggatcaccggatcatctgaagttaaatccacgagtggatatgttttcacaattgggggtggagcagtgtcttggaaatcatccaaacaaacgtgcatcgcccgttct is from Nicotiana tabacum cultivar K326 chromosome 18, ASM71507v2, whole genome shotgun sequence and encodes:
- the LOC107818438 gene encoding CDT1-like protein a, chloroplastic — translated: MEFTESSPPHRKSSPANSVSRKKSAGVLAPVLDQWSTKTPEKPINPPFNVQNRSACSLVSLKDVREAAQKLRTPAPTRRELIYDPLFSSDEQKCSSVSESPVAEQKKRVNSVMLPVKYEMLEKFFNSMYSSIRLLHLKGSATTFTNISAKVQNLTDKRFSYSHLAQLKFILPEAIEIQKILKHDELTCCMKPDLYVTLNANAIEGSEKWKSNTSSVLLRKVFRSRLLDFFKSHPGGDDIPEETLPGPFSQSKQPVTNSSRPSVSSLANETPDGAFLLQSVAASHLSGSFRRCFSKQACITGGNAKEEDRAGLVPVSIPLKVESSTKKKTVACADAPKLCSKQTNMKYSSGGIVSASSPSCHPPATPMIEAKKGENGSMSAPATPLLEPPNRCYMSPDDDPGESPIKLARHSSTRRSLFFDTPVRNANAADQVRESERFSTDDILDILPENLLNSMGEKESKALEQQDPAISQAKRRKQMIACLPRLFDMIYFLFQSIKRSVMTKEELMHRLISKQTELADKREVEEQLILLQKLAPEWIYEKPTSSGVLLLCVNKISNPDTIRSRLAEAKLEKQENGDGTIFYQL